One stretch of Clavibacter californiensis DNA includes these proteins:
- the ykgO gene encoding type B 50S ribosomal protein L36 gives MKVRNSIKALKKLPGAQVVRRRGRVFVINKQNPRNKARQG, from the coding sequence ATGAAGGTGCGCAACTCGATCAAAGCCCTGAAGAAGCTCCCCGGCGCGCAGGTCGTGCGCCGCCGCGGCCGCGTCTTCGTCATCAACAAGCAGAACCCGCGGAACAAGGCGCGGCAGGGCTGA
- a CDS encoding FhaA domain-containing protein, giving the protein MGILDNFEKGLERAVNGAFVKTFKSGLQPVEIAAQLRRELDTHAAVVDRDLILVPNSFTLRVSRPDAERMAGIGTTLTDQLRQAVEKHAASQGYQFAGVVQVGFREDDAISEGVLEIDSRTAEGSVTWMPVVDVAGTRHPLPVGRTVIGRGSDADITVDDPGTSRRHVEIAWDGSRAQVRDLGSTNGSELNGAPVTKAPLPPESVIRIGRTAITFRVVPQATEERGGRGTRGQRHDDGFWGA; this is encoded by the coding sequence GTGGGAATCCTGGACAACTTCGAGAAGGGCCTCGAGCGCGCCGTCAACGGCGCCTTCGTGAAGACCTTCAAGTCCGGACTGCAGCCCGTGGAGATCGCCGCGCAGCTGCGTCGCGAGCTCGACACCCACGCCGCCGTCGTCGACCGCGACCTCATCCTCGTGCCCAACTCCTTCACGCTCCGCGTCTCGCGGCCCGACGCCGAGCGCATGGCGGGCATCGGCACCACCCTCACCGACCAGCTGCGCCAGGCGGTCGAGAAGCACGCCGCATCGCAGGGCTACCAGTTCGCCGGCGTGGTGCAGGTCGGCTTCCGGGAGGACGACGCCATCTCCGAGGGCGTGCTCGAGATCGACAGCCGCACCGCCGAGGGCAGCGTCACGTGGATGCCCGTGGTCGACGTCGCCGGCACCCGCCACCCGCTCCCCGTGGGCCGCACGGTCATCGGCCGCGGCAGCGACGCCGACATCACGGTCGACGATCCCGGCACCTCGCGCCGCCACGTCGAGATCGCGTGGGACGGATCCCGCGCCCAGGTCCGCGACCTCGGCTCCACGAACGGCTCCGAGCTGAACGGCGCGCCCGTCACCAAGGCGCCGCTCCCGCCCGAGTCCGTCATCCGCATCGGCCGCACCGCCATCACCTTCCGCGTCGTGCCGCAGGCCACCGAGGAGCGCGGCGGACGCGGCACCCGGGGACAGCGCCACGACGACGGGTTCTGGGGAGCGTAA
- a CDS encoding M81 family metallopeptidase, with the protein MPHRPRIVSLGMSLEASVYSPAVTRIDQFVRTEGDAYLAGRPFLAAGQPLRERADWTALPHFRAIPGGPVPADDHRAILDDMLGALERTLAEGGRVDGVLLDVHGAMSVIGTDDPEGALAARIRELVGPDALISATMDLHGNVTPLLARAVDLITCYRLAPHEDALETVERAVRNLVDRLTGPRRDEPVATAWVPVPILLPGEKTSTRDEPAKGLYGRIPGITARDGVIDAGIWIGYAWADEPRNHAAVVVTGDDPAVVAASAEELAAELWRVRDDFAFVAPVGTLDACLDAAIASDARPFLISDSGDNPTAGGAGDATGTLRALVARPEIASGAVQAVYASIPDPGAIAACVAAGVGGAVEIRAGALVDDTVAPPAELRGTVEHIAHGDPAADVEAVVRVGGLRVILTARRKPYHLEGDFTRNGIDARAADVVVVKIGYLEPELHAMAADWMMALTPGGVDQDLARLPHHRIIRPMVPFDEVTQTPDLSARMLTRAR; encoded by the coding sequence ATGCCGCACCGTCCCCGGATCGTCTCGCTCGGCATGTCGCTCGAGGCCAGCGTGTACTCGCCGGCCGTGACGCGCATCGACCAGTTCGTGCGCACCGAGGGCGACGCCTACCTCGCCGGGCGCCCGTTCCTCGCGGCCGGCCAGCCGCTGCGCGAGCGCGCGGACTGGACGGCGCTGCCGCACTTCCGCGCCATCCCGGGCGGCCCCGTGCCGGCGGACGACCACCGCGCGATCCTCGACGACATGCTGGGCGCCCTGGAGCGCACGCTCGCGGAGGGCGGGAGAGTCGACGGCGTGCTCCTCGACGTGCACGGCGCCATGAGCGTGATCGGCACGGACGACCCCGAGGGCGCGCTCGCCGCGAGGATCCGCGAGCTCGTCGGCCCCGACGCGCTCATCTCGGCGACCATGGACCTGCACGGCAACGTGACGCCGCTGCTCGCGCGCGCGGTCGACCTGATCACCTGCTACCGCCTGGCGCCGCACGAGGACGCCCTCGAGACGGTCGAACGGGCCGTGCGGAACCTCGTCGACCGGCTCACGGGGCCGCGCCGCGACGAGCCGGTCGCGACCGCGTGGGTGCCCGTCCCGATCCTGCTGCCGGGGGAGAAGACGAGCACGCGCGACGAGCCGGCCAAGGGGCTGTACGGGCGGATCCCTGGGATCACGGCGCGCGACGGCGTGATCGACGCCGGGATCTGGATCGGCTACGCGTGGGCGGACGAGCCGCGCAACCACGCGGCCGTGGTCGTGACCGGCGACGATCCCGCGGTCGTGGCGGCGTCCGCCGAGGAGCTCGCCGCGGAGCTCTGGCGCGTGCGGGACGACTTCGCGTTCGTCGCGCCGGTCGGCACGCTCGACGCGTGCCTCGATGCCGCGATCGCGAGCGACGCGCGGCCCTTCCTCATCAGCGACTCGGGTGACAACCCCACGGCGGGCGGCGCGGGCGACGCCACGGGCACGCTGCGGGCGCTCGTCGCGCGGCCGGAGATCGCGTCGGGTGCCGTGCAGGCGGTGTACGCGTCGATCCCGGATCCGGGGGCGATCGCGGCGTGCGTGGCGGCCGGGGTCGGCGGCGCGGTCGAGATCCGTGCGGGCGCGCTCGTCGACGACACGGTCGCGCCGCCGGCGGAGCTGCGCGGGACGGTGGAGCACATCGCGCACGGGGATCCGGCCGCGGACGTCGAGGCGGTCGTGCGCGTGGGCGGGCTCCGCGTGATCCTCACCGCCCGCCGGAAGCCGTACCACCTGGAGGGCGACTTCACCCGGAACGGCATCGACGCACGCGCGGCCGACGTCGTCGTGGTGAAGATCGGCTACCTCGAGCCCGAGCTGCACGCGATGGCGGCCGACTGGATGATGGCGCTCACGCCCGGCGGGGTCGACCAGGACCTCGCGCGGCTGCCGCACCACCGCATCATCCGGCCGATGGTGCCGTTCGACGAGGTGACGCAGACCCCCGATCTCTCCGCGCGGATGCTGACGCGCGCGCGCTGA
- a CDS encoding GTP-binding protein translates to MPARDHLPLPVYPQPPSGVVLVVGEGSGLRSVLRDTVDDVAGTLLVLPPEEADPVEPIARFLDDLAERRPGVEAVVGIPATADARATGMQLDLLLRREHELQRAFGGAGSGFGLRHVVSVVPADRLQAIAFGRIEDAFDEAETLADLVEYATVVVLTGMARVPLESRGTLLALVRRLAPRAAVLDARRPLALDRLPRWGDVAGLAASAGWMRELTAAGVASRPADIDRLDGPVGSVVVSEPRPLHPERLALAVEEELRPDRAGLVLRSKGFVSLASRPGEVGGWSSVGSMLTLQPTGIDPWQEGAPHGTEIVFFGVGLRPAVLRRAIGRAVLTGEELAAGPAAWVGYADPFPRVDAG, encoded by the coding sequence ATGCCCGCTCGCGACCACCTCCCGCTTCCCGTGTACCCGCAGCCGCCGTCGGGTGTCGTCCTCGTGGTGGGCGAGGGATCCGGCCTGCGCTCCGTGCTGCGGGACACCGTCGACGACGTCGCCGGGACGCTGCTCGTGCTGCCGCCCGAGGAGGCGGATCCGGTCGAGCCCATCGCGCGGTTCCTCGACGACCTCGCGGAGCGCAGGCCGGGCGTCGAGGCCGTGGTGGGGATCCCCGCGACCGCCGACGCGCGCGCGACCGGCATGCAGCTCGACCTGCTGCTGCGCCGCGAGCACGAGCTGCAGCGGGCGTTCGGCGGGGCGGGATCCGGCTTCGGGCTCCGCCACGTCGTCTCGGTCGTGCCCGCCGACCGGCTCCAGGCGATCGCCTTCGGCCGGATCGAGGACGCGTTCGACGAGGCGGAGACGCTCGCCGACCTCGTCGAGTACGCGACCGTCGTGGTGCTGACCGGCATGGCGCGCGTGCCGCTGGAGTCGCGCGGCACGCTGCTCGCTCTGGTGCGTCGGCTCGCGCCGCGGGCCGCCGTGCTCGACGCGCGCCGGCCCCTCGCGCTCGACCGGCTGCCGCGCTGGGGCGACGTGGCGGGGCTCGCGGCGTCGGCGGGGTGGATGCGCGAGCTCACGGCGGCGGGCGTCGCGTCCCGTCCCGCCGACATCGACCGGCTGGACGGGCCCGTGGGATCCGTCGTCGTGAGCGAACCGCGACCGCTGCACCCCGAGCGGCTCGCGCTCGCCGTGGAGGAGGAGCTGCGGCCCGACCGCGCGGGCCTCGTGCTGCGGTCCAAGGGCTTCGTGTCGCTCGCGTCGCGGCCGGGCGAGGTGGGCGGGTGGTCGAGCGTGGGATCCATGCTGACGCTCCAGCCGACCGGGATCGACCCGTGGCAGGAAGGCGCGCCGCACGGCACGGAGATCGTGTTCTTCGGCGTGGGGCTGCGGCCGGCCGTGCTGCGGCGGGCGATCGGCCGGGCCGTGCTGACGGGGGAGGAGCTCGCGGCGGGGCCGGCTGCCTGGGTCGGGTACGCGGATCCGTTCCCCCGGGTGGATGCGGGCTGA
- a CDS encoding ROK family transcriptional regulator, which yields MTAPPKGPLGAPGALGPPAGRVPERLLGGSRLPPPPRIRRATPDSEIAGETASALLYMIATGSATNRADLARTLGLPPSTITGKITQLLRAGLVEERGSGDPTGGRRPRVLHLRDDAGVMLAADLGRSHARLALLGMSGTIVDARTIPIDIGTGPDGVLALVAEALHALVAASGDPVVRGVGMCLPGPVDTARGMVESPASMPGWHRFDVVGWLEAEFDAVAVVDNDANMMGLGEHATLDRRAAGARVRVGSLLFLKAGASVGCGIVINGHVYRGATALAGDIAHVRVAAAVGMPCNCGNTGCLETIVGATGIVAGLRAAGAPVRDLPEVVRLAHDGDPRATTRLRQVGRTVGDTLAAVVNFFNPEVVVIGGMLSTVEPFVAAVRSQLYESCHPLATTSIRIQQSEAGVDAGVLGIGQLCLRKALARLY from the coding sequence GTGACCGCGCCGCCGAAGGGCCCGCTGGGCGCGCCGGGTGCGCTCGGCCCGCCCGCCGGACGCGTCCCCGAGCGCCTCCTCGGCGGATCCCGCCTGCCGCCGCCCCCGCGGATCCGGCGCGCGACCCCCGACAGCGAGATCGCCGGCGAGACCGCGTCGGCGCTGCTCTACATGATCGCCACCGGCTCGGCCACGAACCGCGCCGACCTCGCCCGCACGCTCGGCCTGCCGCCCTCGACCATCACCGGGAAGATCACGCAGCTGCTGCGCGCCGGCCTCGTCGAGGAGCGCGGGTCCGGCGACCCCACGGGCGGCCGCCGCCCCCGCGTGCTGCACCTCCGCGACGACGCCGGCGTGATGCTCGCCGCCGACCTCGGCCGCAGCCACGCGCGGCTGGCGCTGCTCGGCATGTCCGGCACCATCGTCGACGCGCGCACCATCCCGATCGACATCGGCACGGGCCCGGACGGCGTGCTCGCGCTGGTCGCCGAGGCCCTGCACGCGCTCGTCGCCGCCTCCGGGGATCCGGTGGTCCGCGGCGTCGGCATGTGCCTGCCCGGGCCGGTGGACACCGCCCGCGGCATGGTCGAGTCGCCCGCGTCGATGCCGGGCTGGCACCGGTTCGACGTCGTCGGGTGGCTGGAGGCGGAGTTCGACGCCGTCGCCGTGGTCGACAACGACGCCAACATGATGGGCCTCGGCGAGCACGCCACCCTCGACCGCCGGGCGGCGGGAGCACGCGTGCGCGTCGGCAGCCTGCTGTTCCTCAAGGCGGGCGCGTCGGTCGGCTGCGGGATCGTCATCAACGGGCACGTGTACCGCGGCGCGACCGCGCTGGCGGGCGACATCGCGCACGTGCGGGTCGCCGCCGCGGTCGGGATGCCGTGCAACTGCGGCAACACCGGCTGCCTCGAGACGATCGTGGGCGCCACCGGCATCGTCGCGGGGCTCCGGGCCGCGGGCGCTCCCGTGCGCGACCTGCCGGAGGTGGTGCGGCTCGCGCACGACGGGGATCCGCGCGCCACCACGCGGCTGCGCCAGGTCGGCCGCACGGTGGGCGACACCCTCGCGGCCGTCGTCAACTTCTTCAACCCCGAGGTGGTGGTGATCGGCGGGATGCTCTCCACGGTCGAGCCGTTCGTCGCGGCGGTCCGCTCGCAGCTCTACGAGAGCTGCCACCCGCTCGCGACCACGTCGATCCGCATCCAGCAGAGCGAGGCCGGGGTGGACGCGGGCGTGCTCGGCATCGGCCAGCTCTGCCTGCGGAAGGCGCTCGCGCGGCTGTACTGA
- a CDS encoding RecQ family ATP-dependent DNA helicase: MKQNRTAAGTTRTTRMTRTTNRTAQDRTADDRAPDDRPAAEDPAIVPEPAPGPEPEDALRVARESFGWDELHDGQVRTIGPLVRGRDALVVMPTGYGKSAIYQVATVLMDGLTVVVSPLIALQADQVQNLEDAPAAPPARVINSTIRGAALEEAWATVEEPGARIVFLTPEQLARDAVVDRLVARGVSLVVIDEAHCVASWGHDFRPDYLGLGGVIDALGHPPTVAMTATGSTPIRTEIEERLGLRDPFVLSSGFDRPNIRLEVRRHTEEAEKRRAIVAHVMGQTQPGLVYVATRKDAEDYADEIRAAGLRVDAYHAGLPAAERERVQTAFHEDDVDVVVATSAFGMGIDKPTVRYVIHAAPPESVDAYYQEVGRAGRDGEPAVGILHYRAEDLGLRRFFAARTPRPASLREVYAAVAVAGVDGPVRPAAVAERAGMSARTVGGVLNLLVDAGVLGSDRDGAFVREELDPREAAARGKHVAQERERIEVSRLDMMRGYAETPQCRRQYLLGYFGEESPERCGNCDACDRLDAEDAHEEAMGTGADAPADAPAAVADDPFSPQSAVTHAEWGPGTVMSAEDDRITVFFESEGYRVLSRRLVAEGRLLQPA, encoded by the coding sequence GTGAAGCAGAACCGCACCGCGGCGGGCACGACCCGCACCACCCGCATGACCCGCACGACGAACCGCACAGCGCAGGACCGCACGGCCGACGATCGCGCCCCTGACGACCGGCCCGCCGCCGAGGATCCGGCCATCGTCCCGGAGCCCGCGCCGGGCCCCGAGCCCGAGGACGCGCTCCGCGTCGCCCGCGAGTCCTTCGGCTGGGACGAGCTGCACGACGGCCAGGTGCGCACGATCGGCCCGCTCGTCCGCGGCCGCGACGCGCTCGTCGTGATGCCCACGGGCTACGGCAAGTCGGCGATCTACCAGGTCGCCACCGTGCTGATGGACGGCCTCACCGTCGTCGTCTCGCCGCTCATCGCGCTGCAGGCCGACCAGGTGCAGAACCTCGAGGACGCGCCCGCCGCGCCGCCCGCGCGCGTGATCAACAGCACGATCCGCGGGGCGGCGCTCGAGGAGGCCTGGGCGACCGTGGAGGAGCCGGGCGCGCGGATCGTGTTCCTCACGCCCGAGCAGCTGGCCCGCGACGCGGTCGTCGACCGGCTCGTGGCGCGCGGGGTGTCGCTCGTGGTGATCGACGAGGCGCACTGCGTCGCGTCGTGGGGCCACGACTTCCGGCCCGACTACCTGGGGCTCGGCGGCGTGATCGACGCGCTCGGGCACCCGCCCACCGTCGCGATGACGGCGACCGGATCCACCCCCATCCGCACCGAGATCGAGGAGCGGCTGGGCCTCCGCGACCCGTTCGTGCTGTCATCCGGCTTCGATCGGCCGAACATCCGCCTCGAGGTGCGGCGGCACACCGAGGAGGCCGAGAAGCGGCGCGCGATCGTCGCGCACGTGATGGGGCAGACCCAGCCGGGCCTCGTCTACGTCGCGACGCGCAAGGACGCCGAGGACTACGCCGACGAGATCCGCGCGGCCGGCCTCCGGGTCGACGCCTACCACGCGGGCCTGCCGGCCGCCGAGCGCGAGCGCGTGCAGACCGCGTTTCACGAGGACGACGTGGACGTGGTGGTCGCGACGAGCGCGTTCGGCATGGGCATCGACAAGCCGACCGTGCGGTACGTGATCCACGCGGCGCCGCCCGAGTCGGTGGACGCGTACTACCAGGAGGTCGGGCGCGCGGGCCGCGACGGGGAGCCGGCGGTCGGGATCCTGCACTACCGCGCCGAGGACCTCGGCCTCCGCCGCTTCTTCGCGGCGCGCACGCCCCGGCCGGCGAGCCTCCGCGAAGTGTACGCGGCGGTCGCGGTGGCGGGCGTCGACGGACCCGTGCGGCCCGCGGCGGTCGCCGAGCGCGCGGGCATGTCGGCGCGCACGGTCGGCGGCGTGCTCAACCTGCTCGTCGACGCGGGCGTGCTCGGATCCGACCGCGACGGCGCCTTCGTGCGTGAGGAGCTGGATCCGCGCGAGGCAGCCGCCCGGGGCAAGCACGTCGCTCAGGAGCGCGAGCGCATCGAGGTCTCGCGGCTGGACATGATGCGCGGCTACGCCGAGACGCCGCAGTGCCGCCGCCAGTACCTGCTCGGCTACTTCGGCGAGGAGTCGCCGGAGAGATGCGGCAACTGCGACGCGTGCGACCGGCTAGACGCGGAGGACGCGCACGAGGAGGCGATGGGGACCGGGGCCGACGCGCCCGCGGACGCGCCCGCGGCCGTCGCCGACGACCCGTTCTCGCCGCAGTCCGCCGTCACCCACGCGGAGTGGGGCCCCGGCACCGTGATGAGCGCGGAGGACGACCGCATCACCGTCTTCTTCGAGAGCGAGGGGTACCGCGTGCTGTCGCGGAGGCTCGTGGCGGAGGGGCGGCTGCTGCAGCCGGCGTGA
- a CDS encoding sugar phosphate isomerase/epimerase family protein yields MRLGVSSYTFAPALESGALTVPDVVDLVADSDASHLEISIAGLGSELVDDPGLVAAIRARADARGVELANYAVGADLLDPDLDAQVARLHAHLGVAHELGIPLLRHDVFAWPWREADDDAFERAMTTIVPVCRDLADHAATLGIATTIENHGMSMNASDRILRLVEAVDRPAFRVTLDVGNSLCVDEDPLAAVPRLLPHAAVVHLKDFDVRDVPPDDTWMTTLGGRGIRGAVVGAGDLPLGELLALVAASGFDGPVSIEFEGLEDPMTGFTQGLAAAQRLAAAAIR; encoded by the coding sequence ATGCGCTTAGGCGTCAGCTCGTACACGTTCGCCCCGGCCCTCGAATCGGGCGCCCTGACCGTGCCCGACGTCGTCGACCTGGTCGCCGACTCCGACGCCAGCCACCTGGAGATCTCGATCGCCGGGCTCGGCAGCGAGCTCGTCGACGACCCGGGGCTGGTGGCCGCGATCCGCGCCCGCGCCGACGCGCGCGGCGTCGAGCTCGCCAACTACGCGGTCGGCGCCGACCTCCTCGACCCGGACCTCGACGCGCAGGTCGCCCGGCTGCACGCGCACCTGGGCGTGGCGCACGAGCTCGGGATCCCGCTGCTCCGCCACGACGTGTTCGCCTGGCCCTGGCGCGAGGCCGACGACGACGCGTTCGAGCGCGCGATGACCACGATCGTGCCCGTGTGCCGCGACCTCGCCGACCACGCCGCGACGCTCGGCATCGCCACCACCATCGAGAACCACGGCATGAGCATGAACGCGAGCGACCGGATCCTGCGCCTCGTCGAGGCCGTCGATCGGCCGGCCTTCCGCGTCACGCTCGACGTGGGCAACTCCCTCTGCGTCGACGAGGACCCGCTCGCCGCCGTGCCTCGCCTCCTCCCGCACGCCGCGGTCGTGCACCTCAAGGACTTCGACGTGCGCGACGTGCCGCCGGACGACACGTGGATGACGACCCTCGGCGGGCGCGGGATCCGCGGCGCCGTCGTCGGCGCGGGCGACCTGCCGCTCGGCGAGCTGCTCGCGCTCGTCGCCGCGTCCGGCTTCGACGGGCCGGTGTCGATCGAGTTCGAGGGGCTCGAGGACCCGATGACGGGCTTCACCCAGGGCCTCGCCGCCGCGCAGCGCCTCGCGGCGGCGGCGATCCGATGA
- a CDS encoding carbohydrate ABC transporter permease, with translation MTATIARTPIGTAAPAGSSTAAPPTAPTGRAPRARRRRSPGRIALDVVAVAFGLVWLFPVYWMVDAAFLTPEQLSSRTPTWFPVGGTTEHFARVLGDARFWSALRMSTLIALVVVAGSLAFGVVAAFALSRFRFRGRTSMIVAVLVIQMIPAEALFISQYRMLDGWGLLNSVLGLSILYLAANVPFTIWVLKGFVDGIPVELEEAAMLDGCSRVGAFRRVTLPLLGSGLVASSIFSFLAAWNEFTLALVTLSADDSRTLPLWLQGFRGQMQETDWGGIMAGSTLMALPVVVLFLIVQKRMATGLTAGAVK, from the coding sequence ATGACCGCCACCATCGCCCGCACGCCGATCGGGACCGCCGCGCCCGCCGGGTCGTCGACCGCCGCACCGCCCACCGCCCCGACCGGACGCGCGCCCCGCGCCCGCCGCCGCCGCTCGCCCGGCCGGATCGCGCTCGACGTCGTCGCCGTCGCGTTCGGCCTCGTCTGGCTCTTCCCGGTCTACTGGATGGTCGACGCGGCATTCCTCACGCCCGAGCAGCTGTCGTCGCGCACGCCCACGTGGTTCCCCGTCGGCGGCACGACGGAGCACTTCGCGCGCGTGCTGGGCGACGCCCGCTTCTGGTCGGCGCTCCGGATGAGCACGCTCATCGCGCTGGTCGTGGTGGCGGGGTCGCTCGCGTTCGGCGTCGTCGCGGCGTTCGCGCTCAGCCGGTTCCGCTTCCGCGGGCGCACGTCGATGATCGTGGCCGTGCTCGTGATCCAGATGATCCCCGCCGAGGCGCTCTTCATCTCGCAGTACCGCATGCTCGACGGCTGGGGCCTGCTCAACTCGGTGCTCGGCCTGAGCATCCTGTACCTCGCGGCCAACGTGCCGTTCACGATCTGGGTGCTGAAGGGCTTCGTCGACGGGATCCCCGTGGAGCTCGAGGAGGCCGCCATGCTCGACGGCTGCAGCCGCGTCGGCGCGTTCCGCCGGGTGACGCTGCCGCTGCTCGGATCCGGGCTCGTCGCCTCCAGCATCTTCAGCTTCCTGGCCGCGTGGAACGAGTTCACGCTCGCGCTCGTGACGCTCTCCGCCGACGACAGCCGCACGCTGCCGCTCTGGCTGCAGGGCTTCCGGGGCCAGATGCAGGAGACCGACTGGGGCGGCATCATGGCAGGATCGACGCTCATGGCGCTCCCCGTGGTGGTCCTCTTCCTCATCGTGCAGAAGCGCATGGCGACGGGCCTCACCGCGGGCGCGGTCAAGTGA
- a CDS encoding ROK family protein, with translation MTAHPRLELRVPRPVIAFDIGGTDIKIAVVDARGEVVEARSVPTPRHDAAALVAALASAVSDAARDHPAAAPAAVGVHVAGVVDDDRGVVVLAEHVGLRDVPMRDLLADATGLPVAFGNDARGAGVAEFGMGAARGARDAVVVSIGTGIGAAVFVDGRLYTAGGRGAEIGHMRTTPVGSTAGVRCACGGSGCLETVASAKGVADAYARATGGTTTEGGAARVFAAAADGDPAAQQVVDACIDALALAFAQLTAILSPEVVVVAGGLSRAGEQLLGPLRERLDGLLTFQRRPLVVAARFGGQAGVIASALIAGQLPADAGAADLAGTAVGRDAPA, from the coding sequence GTGACGGCCCACCCGCGGCTGGAGCTGCGGGTGCCGCGGCCCGTCATCGCGTTCGACATCGGCGGCACCGACATCAAGATCGCCGTGGTGGACGCCCGGGGCGAGGTCGTCGAGGCGCGCTCCGTGCCCACGCCCCGGCACGACGCCGCGGCGCTCGTCGCCGCGCTCGCCTCCGCCGTCTCGGACGCCGCCCGCGACCACCCGGCCGCCGCCCCCGCCGCGGTGGGCGTGCACGTGGCCGGCGTGGTCGACGATGACCGCGGCGTGGTCGTGCTCGCCGAGCACGTGGGCCTCCGCGACGTGCCCATGCGCGACCTGCTGGCGGACGCCACCGGGCTGCCGGTCGCGTTCGGCAACGACGCGCGCGGCGCGGGGGTGGCCGAGTTCGGGATGGGCGCCGCGCGCGGGGCCCGCGACGCGGTCGTGGTGAGCATCGGCACGGGGATCGGCGCGGCCGTCTTCGTCGACGGCCGGCTCTACACCGCGGGCGGCCGGGGCGCCGAGATCGGGCACATGCGCACCACGCCCGTCGGATCCACGGCGGGCGTCCGCTGCGCGTGCGGCGGATCCGGGTGCCTGGAGACCGTGGCCTCCGCGAAGGGCGTCGCCGACGCGTATGCGCGCGCCACCGGCGGCACGACGACCGAGGGCGGCGCGGCCCGCGTGTTCGCCGCGGCGGCCGACGGGGATCCGGCCGCGCAGCAGGTGGTGGACGCGTGCATCGACGCGCTCGCGCTCGCCTTCGCGCAGCTGACGGCGATCCTCTCCCCCGAGGTCGTGGTCGTGGCTGGCGGCCTGTCGCGCGCCGGCGAGCAGCTGCTCGGGCCGCTGCGCGAGCGGCTCGACGGGCTCCTCACCTTCCAGCGGCGCCCGCTCGTGGTCGCGGCGCGCTTCGGCGGGCAGGCCGGCGTCATCGCGTCGGCGCTCATCGCGGGGCAGCTGCCGGCGGACGCGGGCGCCGCGGACCTCGCGGGCACCGCGGTCGGCCGGGACGCACCCGCGTGA
- a CDS encoding Gfo/Idh/MocA family protein: MSAPAASPAPVRVGVVGAGTIAGLHLAAYARNPGVVVAGICDIDGERAAARAALHGAALVSTDFRAFVADPSIDAVSVCTRNDTHAEVAIAALGAGKSVLLEKPMAVTVAEAEAIVRAEAASAGSVQVGYVRRHSSNAVTLKRFADAGDLGPIYYARAVFLRQAGDPGGWFSNRSVSGGGPLIDLGVHFLDMALWLMGFPEPVAVTGFTFHRLGSRGNIRGLTRYLSADQTPSDDPVEDLAGALVRFADGAVLSIETSYSLHGRDSQSFEVFGERGGATLEPELRITTELHDTVVEIAPNIDALSFDLDEGFQVEIDTFVRTVRGEIPSVAPAAHGLHLARILEAVYASAASGREVRLD; this comes from the coding sequence ATGAGCGCGCCCGCCGCCTCCCCCGCTCCCGTCCGCGTCGGCGTCGTCGGCGCCGGCACCATCGCGGGCCTGCACCTCGCCGCCTACGCCCGGAACCCCGGCGTGGTGGTCGCGGGGATCTGCGACATCGACGGCGAGCGCGCGGCCGCCCGCGCCGCCCTGCACGGGGCCGCGCTCGTGTCCACCGACTTCCGCGCGTTCGTCGCGGATCCGTCCATCGACGCCGTCAGCGTCTGCACGCGCAACGACACCCACGCTGAGGTCGCGATAGCGGCGCTCGGGGCCGGCAAGAGCGTCCTCCTCGAGAAGCCCATGGCCGTGACGGTCGCCGAGGCCGAGGCCATCGTGCGGGCGGAGGCGGCGAGCGCCGGATCCGTGCAGGTCGGCTACGTGCGCCGTCACTCCTCGAACGCGGTCACCCTCAAGCGCTTCGCCGACGCGGGCGACCTCGGACCCATCTACTACGCGCGGGCGGTGTTCCTCCGGCAGGCCGGGGATCCGGGCGGCTGGTTCTCGAACCGCTCCGTCTCGGGCGGCGGCCCGCTCATCGACCTCGGCGTGCACTTCCTCGACATGGCGCTCTGGCTCATGGGCTTCCCGGAGCCCGTCGCCGTGACCGGGTTCACGTTCCACCGGCTGGGCAGCCGCGGCAACATCCGCGGGCTCACGCGCTACCTCAGCGCCGACCAGACGCCGTCCGACGACCCCGTGGAGGACCTCGCGGGCGCGCTCGTGCGCTTCGCCGACGGCGCCGTGCTCTCCATCGAGACCTCGTACTCGCTGCACGGCCGCGACAGCCAGTCGTTCGAGGTGTTCGGCGAGCGCGGCGGGGCGACGCTGGAACCGGAGCTGCGGATCACGACCGAGCTCCACGACACCGTGGTGGAGATCGCGCCGAACATCGACGCGCTCAGCTTCGACCTCGACGAGGGCTTCCAGGTGGAGATCGACACGTTCGTGCGCACGGTGCGCGGCGAGATCCCGTCGGTCGCGCCGGCCGCGCACGGGCTGCACCTGGCGCGGATCCTCGAGGCCGTCTACGCGTCGGCCGCCAGCGGGCGCGAGGTGCGGCTGGACTGA